TTGTCATTTTATAATGCTCCCAAGAAATGAGACATGAAAAATATGGTTGAACCGAATATAATAATGAGATGATGATGAAGAAGAAGAAAAATACCTACAATCCAGAATTCAAATCGAAGGTCGTACTGGAACTGCTAAGCGGACAGCACACGCTCAATGAACTTGCCGAGAAGTATCAAATATCGCCGGCGACCCTAAGTGGCTGGCATAAACAATTCCAGGAGCATGCAGCTGAAGTTTTCCAGCGCGGTGAAACAGACAGTTCCAGGGAAATAGAGGCTAAAGAACGCGAAATCACAGTTCTGCAGCAGAAGGTTGGCCAGCTCACGATCGAGTGTGACTGGCTCAAAAAAAAATATAACGAAATCTTTGGTACCGAAGGAGCGACTAAAACTAGTTTCTACAGAAAACAAAAAGCTGACGGTTAAGAGACAGTGCGAACTGATCGAGGTGAATCGCAGCAGCGTTTACCGCAATCAAAGCCGGGAACTATCCGATCCGACACACGGAGAGTTAAAGTGCCCCCCAATGTCAAGACACAGAATTTAAGATGATCCGAATAACTCCTTTCATTAGGCTGCTTGGGTCTTTTGTTGCCGGGCAAAAGCATCGGGAGTAAGTCCCCCCAGCGATGCATGGGGGCGGATCGTGTTGTAGTCATAAATGTATTTGTTGACCGCTGCGATCATCTCCTTTGGCGTGATGTACTCGTTGATGTAGATATCCTCGTATTTCAAGCTGCGGAAAAAACGTTCTGTGCGAACATTGTCCAACGCCTGGCCTTTGCCATCCATTGATATCATGACTCCGTTGCTCTCCATCAGATCCAGGTAGGCCTGGTTGGTGAAGTGGCTGCCCTGGTCGGAGTTGATGATCTCCGGTTTACGGTGGCAGAGAGCACGACGGAGACAGCGTAATACAAATTCCTTTTCCAATGTGTAACTGATCTCATAGTCCACGATCCCGCGAGTATGCCAGTCGATGATGATAAACAAGTACATAAAACCTTTCTTAAACGGCAGATAGGTGATATCCACACCCCAGACCTGATTCTCATGATCGATCATCAGATTGCGTAACAGATATGGCCGTACATATTGTGCGTGATACTTTTTGCTCAGGTTAGGCCCCGGATATAACGCGATAATATCCATCAGCCGCATCAGGCGGCGTACGCGTTTCCTGTTGACTTTGCAGCCGTAATGATTTCGCAGATAGTCTGTCATTTT
This genomic window from Synergistaceae bacterium contains:
- a CDS encoding transposase; protein product: MKKKKNTYNPEFKSKVVLELLSGQHTLNELAEKYQISPATLSGWHKQFQEHAAEVFQRGETDSSREIEAKEREITVLQQKVGQLTIECDWLKKKYNEIFGTEGATKTSFYRKQKADG
- a CDS encoding IS3 family transposase, translating into QFCSRRLASSRSSVTGSKKNITKSLVPKERLKLVSTENKKLTVKRQCELVEVNRSSVYRNQSRDLSDPTHGESAENLDIMKIIDKTHMAKPAWGYRKMTDYLRNHYGCKVNRKRVRRLMRLMDIIALYPGPNLSKKYHAQYVRPYLLRNLMIDHENQVWGVDITYLPFKKGFMYLFIIIDWHTRGIVDYEISYTLEKEFVLRCLRRALCHRKPEIINSDQGSHFTNQAYLDLMESNGVMISMDGKGQALDNVRTERFFRSLKYEDIYINEYITPKEMIAAVNKYIYDYNTIRPHASLGGLTPDAFARQQKTQAA